The following proteins come from a genomic window of Nostoc sp. ATCC 53789:
- a CDS encoding M15 family metallopeptidase: MRPYHQIPIFESGEPLIEIPLELFAVESPHPYEKLGAPYGEHSPYYLRQSVIKNLRQAQNYLEVLHPNWRIQIFDAYRPISVQQFMVDYSFTQAVQDRGLTNVELSPNQRQEVWEAVYAIWAAPSLDEKTPPPHSTGAAVDVTLVDDIGQIVNMGSPIDEMSQRSHPDYYANNDNPEAQKYHAYRQLLQDVMLKAGFQRNPREWWHFSVGDQMWAWLNNQSNPANPVTARYGRIA; encoded by the coding sequence ATGAGACCTTATCATCAAATCCCAATTTTCGAGTCTGGTGAACCGCTAATTGAGATTCCTTTAGAATTGTTTGCGGTGGAATCTCCTCATCCTTATGAAAAATTAGGTGCGCCCTATGGCGAACACTCTCCTTATTATCTTCGTCAAAGCGTTATTAAAAATTTGAGGCAAGCGCAAAATTATCTTGAAGTGTTGCATCCTAACTGGCGGATTCAAATCTTTGATGCTTATCGCCCGATCTCAGTTCAGCAGTTTATGGTAGATTACAGCTTCACTCAAGCAGTGCAGGATAGGGGATTAACTAACGTGGAGTTATCCCCAAACCAACGTCAAGAAGTTTGGGAAGCGGTTTATGCAATTTGGGCTGCACCAAGTTTGGATGAAAAAACTCCGCCTCCTCACAGTACAGGTGCGGCGGTGGATGTGACTTTAGTAGATGATATTGGGCAAATAGTAAATATGGGTTCGCCGATTGATGAAATGTCACAGCGATCGCATCCCGATTATTATGCCAATAATGACAACCCAGAAGCACAAAAGTATCATGCTTACCGCCAGCTATTGCAAGATGTAATGTTAAAAGCAGGGTTTCAACGCAATCCCAGAGAGTGGTGGCATTTTTCTGTTGGCGATCAAATGTGGGCTTGGCTGAATAATCAATCCAATCCAGCCAATCCTGTCACAGCACGTTATGGCCGTATTGCATAG
- a CDS encoding TspO/MBR family protein, which translates to MIKSWMVIGGVAFLVALAANVITPSDRQWFKRLQRPRWLTFEGAIPIIWTVIFICGAWSAYIIWEKDPGSTSTWLIMGLYLLLEIITIAYTPVMFRLRSLKVGTVLGGTGFIISALLILAILGISGWAALLLVPYLLWSPIGTYTTWQMISLNPQDA; encoded by the coding sequence ATGATTAAATCTTGGATGGTGATTGGGGGCGTGGCTTTCTTGGTTGCTTTAGCCGCTAACGTGATTACGCCTAGCGATCGCCAATGGTTCAAGCGCTTACAACGACCAAGATGGCTAACTTTTGAGGGCGCGATTCCAATTATCTGGACTGTAATATTTATTTGCGGTGCTTGGTCGGCTTATATTATCTGGGAAAAAGATCCAGGAAGCACCTCAACCTGGTTAATCATGGGTTTATATCTGCTGTTAGAAATAATTACTATCGCTTATACGCCTGTAATGTTTAGGCTTCGCAGTCTGAAAGTGGGTACAGTTCTTGGAGGCACAGGTTTTATCATTAGTGCTTTATTGATACTTGCGATCTTAGGTATTTCTGGTTGGGCAGCATTGCTACTAGTTCCTTATTTGCTGTGGAGTCCCATTGGTACTTATACCACTTGGCAGATGATCAGTCTCAATCCTCAAGATGCCTAA
- a CDS encoding TspO/MBR family protein, whose amino-acid sequence MIPSWLIIGAVTFFIALGSFLITPRDVKWFALLSRPRWLVFEPLIPLIWTVIFICGAASAYIVWEKNPGSPITWLIMALYLLVEIITVAYIPIMLRFRSLKAGEILGLVGLISGVVLAICVLPISLMAALLLLPYLIWTPIGTYTTDELKELNPQDA is encoded by the coding sequence ATGATTCCATCTTGGCTAATAATTGGGGCTGTAACTTTTTTCATCGCCCTTGGTAGTTTCTTGATTACGCCACGTGATGTTAAATGGTTTGCACTGTTAAGTCGCCCTCGCTGGCTAGTTTTTGAACCACTGATTCCACTCATCTGGACTGTGATTTTTATTTGCGGTGCAGCTTCAGCTTATATTGTCTGGGAAAAAAATCCCGGAAGCCCAATTACTTGGTTAATAATGGCTTTGTACCTTTTGGTGGAAATTATCACCGTTGCCTACATACCTATAATGCTGAGGTTTCGCAGTCTCAAAGCTGGGGAAATTCTTGGGCTAGTTGGTTTGATTTCAGGCGTTGTCCTCGCAATTTGCGTTTTGCCGATTTCTCTAATGGCGGCACTGTTACTCCTTCCCTATTTAATTTGGACTCCCATTGGTACTTACACCACCGACGAGTTAAAAGAGTTAAATCCTCAAGATGCTTGA
- a CDS encoding DUF3611 family protein → MQTESEVRSLPAETRGIGNTIRLTGWISFWLQLAIGVVSVLALLFALTGREFVQQQNAGLGIGIFWAVCGIVLLLFSLYWNFRYTRIGKALENSNPALHPTKPNTTKILRLGIIVGLVGILLTLLGAGSTVFVLVAKSISQPPGVAITNPYNIIRPMDVFVVVADITGIAAHFVGTVASLWLLERVHQH, encoded by the coding sequence ATGCAAACAGAATCAGAAGTGCGATCGCTACCAGCAGAAACTAGAGGAATTGGTAATACTATTCGCCTTACAGGTTGGATTTCTTTCTGGCTGCAATTGGCAATTGGAGTGGTTTCTGTCTTAGCTTTGTTGTTTGCCTTGACTGGTCGTGAATTTGTTCAGCAACAGAATGCTGGTCTTGGAATTGGTATATTTTGGGCTGTCTGCGGAATTGTACTATTGTTATTCAGTCTCTATTGGAACTTTCGTTACACCCGCATAGGCAAAGCTTTAGAAAATTCCAATCCAGCTTTGCATCCCACTAAGCCAAATACAACTAAAATCCTCCGACTGGGGATAATTGTGGGTTTAGTAGGAATATTATTAACTCTCTTAGGTGCTGGTTCAACCGTGTTCGTGCTAGTAGCAAAATCTATATCCCAACCTCCAGGAGTGGCAATCACCAACCCCTATAACATTATTCGACCGATGGATGTTTTTGTAGTTGTGGCAGACATCACTGGGATTGCTGCTCACTTTGTGGGTACTGTTGCTTCATTATGGTTGCTTGAACGAGTGCATCAACATTAG
- a CDS encoding response regulator transcription factor: MSLDTRYPLNLPANAPPLRVLIVEDDPMMQLGLEQSLMAHPQLEIVGQAEDGYLGVQAALQLKPDLVVMDIGLPRLDGIAATQQIKAALPATHVVMLTSHQTETEIIAALSSGADAYCIKGASVERLLSAIAAAVDGAAYLDPQIARRVIDNLKPPTPTSNNANLSGRELEVLKLMVDGLSNPEIAEKLYLSPNTIKTHVRGIMNKLAVDDRVQAAVVALRSGLV, encoded by the coding sequence ATGTCTTTAGATACTCGCTATCCCTTAAATTTACCAGCCAATGCTCCGCCGTTGCGGGTGTTAATTGTCGAAGACGATCCGATGATGCAATTGGGATTAGAGCAATCATTAATGGCTCATCCTCAGTTGGAGATAGTTGGACAAGCAGAAGATGGTTATTTGGGAGTCCAAGCAGCACTGCAACTCAAACCCGATTTGGTGGTTATGGATATTGGGTTGCCGCGATTGGATGGCATTGCAGCGACACAGCAAATTAAGGCGGCGTTGCCAGCAACTCATGTGGTGATGCTGACATCTCATCAAACGGAGACAGAAATTATTGCCGCACTATCTAGCGGTGCAGATGCGTATTGTATTAAAGGTGCAAGTGTGGAACGATTGTTAAGTGCGATCGCAGCCGCAGTTGATGGTGCAGCCTATCTCGATCCCCAAATTGCGCGGCGAGTAATTGATAATCTCAAACCACCTACACCTACCAGCAACAACGCCAATTTATCTGGGCGCGAGTTAGAAGTGTTGAAACTCATGGTAGACGGGTTGAGTAACCCAGAGATTGCTGAAAAACTCTATCTCAGTCCCAACACCATCAAAACCCACGTGCGGGGGATTATGAATAAATTAGCAGTAGACGATCGCGTGCAAGCAGCAGTTGTGGCACTGCGTTCTGGGTTAGTTTGA